Proteins co-encoded in one Meiothermus sp. genomic window:
- a CDS encoding alpha-amylase family protein, producing MDEALFFEGITGQMGTLGAYQAADLQARVRRHLPDLMAGLQAVYPQAPAVAERAARVIGRNLAERSPELLALDLERIHTPDWFQQPHMHGYIAYADRFAGTLKGVGQHIGYLKELGIRYLHLMPLLLPREGENDGGYAVADYRQVRPDLGSMDDLEALCTQLRHEGISLCLDLVLNHVAREHPWAQAARRGDPRYRNYFYIYPDRTLPDAFERTLPEVFPDFAPGNFTWDEELKGWVWTTFNRWQWDVNWSNPEVFLEYLDLILWLANKGVEVFRLDAIAFTWKRLGTHCQNQPEVHALTQALRAAVRMAAPAVAFKAEAIVAPEDLIAYLGSGKHYGKVSELAYHNTLMVQIWSSLASRDTRLFTQALRRFPQKPPSTAWATYLRCHDDIGWAISDTDAAAVGLSGPAHRRFLSDFYKGEFPGSFARGLHFQENPATGDRRTSGSAASLAGLEAALESGNPRLINLAVERILLAHAVFIGYGEGIPLIYMGDELGMLNDYGYAQEPAHQDDNRWLHRPRMDWAKAQKRHQEGTVEHRIFHGIKGLLQARARTPQMHAAFPTQALWQPNPHLLLLRREHPQGRLVQVYNFSEQDQPFPFEALWQEGIVQPFDQITQAPAPAYLGPYARLWLTQHPV from the coding sequence ATGGACGAGGCCCTTTTTTTTGAAGGCATTACCGGCCAGATGGGCACACTGGGTGCCTACCAGGCCGCCGATCTGCAGGCCCGGGTACGCCGCCACCTCCCCGACCTGATGGCCGGTTTGCAAGCGGTCTACCCCCAGGCCCCCGCTGTGGCCGAGCGAGCGGCACGGGTGATTGGGCGGAACCTGGCCGAGCGCTCTCCCGAACTGCTGGCTTTGGATCTCGAGCGCATCCACACCCCGGACTGGTTTCAGCAACCCCATATGCACGGCTACATCGCCTACGCCGACCGGTTCGCGGGCACGCTAAAGGGTGTTGGACAGCACATCGGCTACCTGAAGGAGCTGGGCATCCGCTACCTGCACCTGATGCCTTTGCTGCTTCCGCGCGAGGGCGAGAACGACGGCGGCTACGCGGTGGCCGACTACCGGCAGGTACGCCCCGACCTGGGCAGCATGGACGACCTCGAGGCCCTCTGCACCCAGCTCCGCCACGAAGGCATCAGCCTTTGCCTGGATCTGGTGCTCAACCACGTGGCCCGCGAGCACCCCTGGGCCCAGGCCGCCCGGCGTGGCGACCCCAGGTACCGCAATTACTTCTACATCTACCCCGACCGCACCCTCCCCGACGCTTTCGAGCGCACCCTGCCCGAGGTCTTCCCCGACTTCGCCCCCGGCAACTTCACCTGGGACGAGGAGCTGAAGGGCTGGGTCTGGACGACCTTCAACCGCTGGCAGTGGGACGTGAACTGGAGCAACCCCGAGGTGTTTCTGGAGTACCTCGACCTGATTCTGTGGCTCGCCAACAAAGGGGTGGAGGTCTTCCGGCTCGACGCCATCGCCTTTACCTGGAAGCGCCTGGGCACCCACTGCCAGAACCAGCCCGAGGTGCACGCCCTCACCCAGGCCCTGCGGGCCGCGGTGCGCATGGCCGCCCCGGCGGTGGCCTTCAAGGCCGAGGCCATCGTGGCCCCGGAAGACCTGATCGCCTACCTGGGCAGCGGGAAGCACTACGGCAAGGTGAGCGAGCTGGCCTACCACAACACCCTGATGGTGCAGATCTGGAGCAGCCTGGCCAGCCGCGACACCCGGCTTTTCACCCAGGCCCTCCGGCGCTTTCCGCAAAAGCCCCCCAGCACCGCCTGGGCCACCTACCTGCGCTGCCACGACGACATCGGCTGGGCCATCTCCGACACCGACGCCGCCGCAGTGGGCCTGAGCGGCCCGGCCCACCGGCGTTTTTTATCGGACTTCTACAAGGGCGAGTTTCCGGGCTCGTTTGCTCGAGGCCTGCACTTCCAGGAGAACCCCGCCACCGGCGACCGGCGCACCTCGGGCAGTGCGGCCAGCCTGGCCGGGCTGGAGGCCGCGCTCGAGTCCGGGAATCCCCGCCTGATCAACCTGGCCGTCGAGCGCATTCTGCTGGCTCACGCGGTCTTTATCGGCTATGGGGAGGGCATCCCGCTCATCTACATGGGCGACGAACTGGGGATGCTCAACGACTACGGCTACGCCCAGGAGCCCGCCCACCAGGACGACAACCGCTGGCTGCACCGGCCCAGAATGGACTGGGCCAAAGCCCAGAAGCGCCACCAGGAAGGCACCGTGGAGCACCGGATTTTCCACGGCATCAAAGGGCTCTTGCAGGCTCGAGCCCGCACCCCTCAGATGCACGCAGCCTTCCCCACCCAGGCCCTCTGGCAGCCCAACCCCCACCTGCTTCTGCTCAGGCGCGAACACCCCCAGGGCCGGCTGGTGCAGGTGTATAACTTCAGCGAGCAGGATCAGCCCTTCCCCTTCGAGGCCCTCTGGCAGGAAGGCATCGTGCAGCCCTTCGACCAGATCACCCAGGCCCCGGCCCCGGCCTATCTGGGGCCCTATGCCCGGCTATGGCTGACCCAGCACCCGGTATAA
- a CDS encoding low molecular weight protein-tyrosine-phosphatase: MTRVLFVCMGNICRSPMAEGIFRRKLRERGLEGQFEVDSCGTGGWHAGEPADPRTQAVLSKYNAHFPHVARQIRAEDLRYFDHIFVMDRENLRTLERMFPAHRGKARLLLDLNGGGEVPDPYYGGPQDFEAVYEMLEEALEVFLQTHLAT; the protein is encoded by the coding sequence ATGACCCGCGTGCTGTTTGTTTGCATGGGCAACATCTGCCGCAGCCCCATGGCCGAGGGCATCTTCCGGCGCAAGCTGCGCGAGCGGGGGCTGGAGGGGCAGTTCGAGGTGGACTCCTGCGGTACGGGCGGCTGGCACGCGGGCGAGCCCGCCGACCCCCGCACCCAGGCCGTGCTGAGCAAGTACAACGCCCATTTTCCCCATGTGGCCCGCCAGATTCGCGCCGAAGACCTGCGCTACTTCGACCACATCTTTGTGATGGACAGGGAAAACCTGCGCACCCTCGAGCGCATGTTTCCCGCCCACCGGGGCAAGGCCCGGCTGCTTTTGGACTTGAACGGCGGGGGCGAGGTACCCGACCCTTACTACGGCGGGCCCCAGGATTTTGAAGCGGTGTACGAGATGCTCGAGGAGGCGCTCGAGGTCTTCCTGCAAACCCACCTGGCAACCTAG
- a CDS encoding DUF305 domain-containing protein, whose translation MQKMLGMLLAMLLGWSLAQTDHAGHGGMTMQAMAELQKLQGRDFDIAYMSMMIDHHKGAVEMAQAILKVSKDARIRKAAQEIIAVQNKEITQLTGWLRSWYGVAPSQRYMAMMRADMQAMMDTALMGMMPGHGSSPDRAFLEGMIPHHQDAVEMSRLCLQKAARAELKRFCQGVITVQSREIEQYRQWLKNLP comes from the coding sequence ATGCAGAAAATGTTGGGAATGCTCTTGGCAATGCTCCTGGGATGGAGCCTGGCCCAGACCGACCACGCCGGGCACGGCGGTATGACCATGCAGGCCATGGCCGAGCTGCAAAAGCTCCAGGGGCGTGACTTCGACATCGCCTATATGTCCATGATGATTGACCACCACAAGGGTGCGGTGGAGATGGCCCAGGCCATCCTGAAGGTTTCCAAAGACGCCCGCATCCGCAAAGCCGCTCAGGAAATTATCGCGGTGCAGAACAAGGAAATTACCCAACTTACCGGCTGGCTTAGAAGCTGGTACGGCGTAGCCCCCAGCCAGCGCTACATGGCGATGATGCGCGCGGACATGCAGGCCATGATGGACACCGCCCTGATGGGTATGATGCCGGGGCACGGCAGCTCCCCCGACCGGGCTTTTTTGGAGGGCATGATTCCCCACCACCAGGATGCCGTGGAGATGTCCAGGCTGTGCTTGCAAAAGGCGGCCAGGGCCGAACTCAAACGCTTCTGCCAGGGCGTCATTACCGTCCAGAGCCGCGAGATTGAGCAGTACCGGCAGTGGTTGAAAAACCTGCCGTAA
- a CDS encoding heavy-metal-associated domain-containing protein — MTQLKIEGMSCNNCVRHVTEALKKVPGVEQVEVSLQEGRATVTGTAPVDKLIEAVQEEGYTARVA; from the coding sequence ATGACCCAACTCAAGATTGAAGGCATGAGCTGCAACAACTGCGTGCGCCACGTGACCGAAGCCCTCAAAAAGGTGCCGGGGGTCGAGCAGGTGGAGGTCTCGCTGCAGGAGGGCCGGGCCACCGTAACCGGGACGGCGCCGGTGGATAAGCTGATCGAGGCGGTGCAGGAAGAGGGCTACACCGCTCGGGTGGCCTGA
- a CDS encoding archease — translation MTRAQGRWEHFYHQADIGVRGIGPTLDEAFEQAGLALTAVVTNPALVRPAQPIEIECEAPRASLLLVDFLNQLVYEMAIRRMLFSQFEVHISPPDLGGALSLHALAWGEPVDPARHQPAVEVKGATYCELEVRQNPTGEWVVQCVVDV, via the coding sequence ATGACCAGAGCACAGGGGCGCTGGGAGCACTTTTACCACCAGGCCGATATTGGGGTGCGGGGCATCGGCCCGACCCTGGATGAAGCCTTTGAACAGGCGGGCCTGGCCCTCACCGCTGTTGTGACCAACCCCGCCCTGGTACGGCCTGCCCAGCCCATCGAGATCGAGTGCGAAGCCCCCCGGGCCTCACTCTTGCTGGTGGACTTTCTCAATCAACTGGTCTACGAGATGGCGATCCGGCGGATGCTTTTCAGCCAGTTCGAGGTGCACATAAGCCCGCCTGACCTGGGGGGCGCCCTGAGTCTGCACGCCCTGGCCTGGGGGGAGCCGGTGGACCCCGCGCGGCACCAGCCCGCCGTGGAGGTCAAGGGGGCTACCTACTGCGAGCTCGAGGTTCGGCAAAACCCCACGGGCGAATGGGTGGTGCAGTGTGTGGTAGACGTTTGA
- a CDS encoding alpha-amylase family glycosyl hydrolase yields the protein MEWWKTASIYQIYPRSFQDSNGDGIGDLPGIRKRLPYIRDLGFDGIWLSPFYKSPMKDFGYDVADYCDVDPIFGTLKDFDELLAEAHRLGLKVLIDFVPNHTSDQHPWFLESRSSRDNPKRDWYVWRDPAPDGGPPNNWQAYFGGPSWTLDEKTGQYYLHQFLPEQPDLNWRNPEVRQAMYEVMRFWLDKGVDGFRIDVIWLLVEDALFRDEPDNPQYKPGDIDRFRHIHIYQEDQPETREIVQEMRAVLDEYPGDRVMVGEIYLPYEQLIPYYGTPERPGCHLPFNFHLIFRGLNNWTAENIRSIVEEYEASLPPFATPNWVLGNHDQHRLATRIGHEQARVAAMLLFTLRGSPTWYYGDEIGMVDGQIPPEKVQDPAALRQRGASGEHGLDPGRDPERTPMQWTPHAYAGFSTREPWLPINPDYPERNVEAQDADPFSMLTLVRTLLVVRRETPALLHGAYQTYKAPAGVFAYLRGGEVLVALNFTQEPKTLSTPGGEILLSTHLDRYGKVEGVLELRPNEGLIVKL from the coding sequence ATGGAATGGTGGAAAACCGCAAGCATCTATCAGATTTACCCCCGCAGCTTTCAGGATTCCAACGGCGACGGAATTGGCGACCTGCCGGGCATCCGTAAGCGCCTCCCCTACATCCGCGACCTGGGCTTCGACGGCATCTGGCTCTCGCCCTTTTACAAGTCGCCCATGAAGGACTTCGGCTACGACGTGGCCGACTACTGCGATGTAGACCCCATCTTCGGCACGCTCAAAGACTTTGATGAACTCCTGGCCGAAGCCCACCGACTGGGCCTCAAGGTGCTCATCGACTTTGTGCCCAACCACACCTCCGACCAGCACCCCTGGTTTTTGGAGTCCAGGAGCAGCCGCGACAACCCCAAACGCGACTGGTATGTCTGGCGCGACCCCGCCCCGGACGGAGGCCCCCCCAACAACTGGCAGGCCTACTTCGGCGGCCCCTCCTGGACGCTGGACGAAAAAACCGGCCAGTACTACCTGCACCAGTTCCTGCCCGAGCAGCCCGACCTCAACTGGCGCAACCCCGAGGTACGCCAGGCCATGTACGAGGTAATGCGCTTCTGGCTGGACAAGGGGGTGGATGGCTTCCGCATTGACGTGATCTGGCTGCTGGTGGAGGATGCCCTGTTCCGCGACGAGCCCGACAACCCCCAGTACAAGCCCGGCGACATCGACCGCTTCCGCCATATCCACATCTACCAGGAAGACCAGCCCGAGACCCGCGAGATCGTGCAGGAGATGCGCGCCGTGCTGGACGAGTATCCGGGCGACCGGGTGATGGTGGGGGAAATTTACCTGCCCTACGAACAGCTTATACCCTACTACGGCACCCCGGAGCGGCCCGGCTGCCACCTGCCCTTCAACTTCCACCTGATTTTCAGGGGCCTGAACAACTGGACGGCCGAGAACATCCGCAGCATCGTGGAGGAGTACGAGGCCAGCCTGCCCCCGTTTGCCACCCCCAACTGGGTGCTGGGCAACCACGACCAGCACCGCCTGGCCACCCGCATTGGGCACGAGCAGGCGCGGGTCGCGGCCATGCTGCTCTTTACCCTGCGAGGCTCGCCCACCTGGTACTACGGCGACGAGATTGGCATGGTGGACGGGCAGATTCCCCCCGAAAAAGTGCAGGACCCCGCGGCCCTGCGCCAGCGCGGGGCCTCCGGCGAACACGGCCTCGACCCCGGCCGCGACCCCGAGCGCACCCCCATGCAGTGGACCCCCCACGCCTATGCCGGCTTCAGCACCCGCGAGCCCTGGCTCCCCATCAACCCGGACTACCCCGAGCGCAACGTGGAAGCCCAGGACGCCGACCCCTTCTCGATGCTGACCCTGGTGCGCACCCTGCTGGTAGTACGCAGGGAAACGCCGGCCCTCCTGCACGGGGCCTACCAGACCTATAAGGCCCCCGCGGGGGTGTTCGCCTACCTGCGCGGGGGTGAGGTGCTGGTGGCGTTGAACTTTACCCAGGAGCCCAAAACCCTTTCGACACCCGGCGGGGAAATTTTGCTTTCGACCCATCTGGATCGCTACGGAAAGGTGGAAGGGGTGCTCGAGCTGCGGCCCAACGAAGGCCTGATTGTAAAGCTATGA
- a CDS encoding TetR/AcrR family transcriptional regulator, with amino-acid sequence MDTRKALLQSARKAFAERGYAATSLEDLARTLGLTKAAVYHHFASKRELLEALLQEGFAETQRAIAQPGTLHQRLMALALAYQGQVEPLTALMTAYSSRRGGDLEAVKLAREAMQRGLEQLAGLLEQVAPGHGRALAVIFASIVHGAYMTAQHMPGYSAEALLQEGVALFVRGLPDKAGEAT; translated from the coding sequence ATGGACACCCGCAAAGCCCTTTTGCAGAGCGCCCGTAAAGCGTTTGCAGAGCGAGGATATGCCGCTACCAGCCTGGAAGACCTGGCCCGTACCCTGGGCCTGACCAAGGCCGCGGTGTACCACCATTTCGCTTCCAAGCGTGAGCTGCTGGAGGCTTTGTTGCAGGAGGGCTTTGCCGAGACCCAGCGGGCCATTGCCCAGCCAGGCACGCTGCACCAGCGCCTGATGGCCCTGGCCCTGGCCTACCAGGGGCAGGTGGAGCCCCTTACCGCCCTGATGACCGCCTACTCGAGCCGCCGGGGCGGCGACCTCGAGGCGGTCAAGCTGGCCCGCGAGGCCATGCAGCGTGGCCTCGAGCAACTGGCCGGGCTGCTGGAGCAGGTTGCGCCGGGGCATGGCCGGGCCCTGGCGGTGATCTTTGCCTCGATTGTGCACGGGGCCTACATGACCGCCCAGCACATGCCCGGCTACTCGGCCGAGGCGCTTTTGCAGGAAGGGGTGGCCCTGTTTGTGCGGGGCTTACCGGATAAGGCCGGAGAGGCCACCTAA
- a CDS encoding RtcB family protein — MDISRLVQKSEFEWWLEATPPMRVPGILYASEALLREMDNKVLEQIANVAGLPGIVQAAYAMPDAHWGYGFPIGGVAAFREEDGVVSAGGVGFDISCGVRTLHTGLTVADIEPIKENLAQGLFRHVPAGVGSVGKIHLEAAELDEMLQGGAAWAVAKGYGRPEDLEYIEEHGRMEGAQSERVSEQAKRRQADEMGTLGSGNHYLEVQQVTEVYDPAVAQVFGVAVGDVLVSIHSGSRGLGHQVATDYSKRMIEAAHKYGLELRDLELACAPIQSEEGQAYLGAMRAAINCALANRQILTHLAREAFAYLLPQADLRLIYDVSHNTAKLETHLIHGKPERLYVHRKGATRALGPGHPALPEAYRAVGQPVLIGGTMGTASYILVGTQEGEARSLSSSCHGAGRALSRHQALKQWHGKEVVRELAQRGIIVRSPSPRGVAEEAPGAYKDVSAVVDAAHAAGLSRKVARLEPLICIKG; from the coding sequence ATGGATATATCCCGCCTGGTTCAAAAATCCGAGTTTGAGTGGTGGCTCGAGGCCACCCCCCCCATGCGGGTTCCCGGCATCCTGTATGCCAGCGAAGCCCTGCTGCGCGAGATGGACAACAAGGTGCTGGAGCAGATCGCCAACGTGGCCGGCCTGCCCGGCATCGTGCAGGCCGCCTATGCCATGCCCGACGCCCACTGGGGCTATGGCTTTCCCATTGGGGGGGTGGCGGCTTTCCGCGAAGAGGACGGCGTGGTCTCGGCGGGTGGGGTGGGCTTCGACATCTCCTGCGGGGTGCGGACGCTGCACACTGGCCTGACCGTTGCAGACATCGAGCCCATCAAGGAAAATCTGGCCCAGGGGCTCTTCCGCCACGTGCCGGCGGGGGTCGGCAGCGTGGGCAAAATTCACCTCGAGGCCGCCGAGCTCGACGAGATGCTGCAAGGTGGGGCCGCCTGGGCCGTAGCAAAGGGCTACGGAAGGCCCGAGGATCTGGAATACATCGAGGAACATGGCCGCATGGAGGGGGCCCAGTCCGAACGGGTCTCCGAGCAGGCCAAGCGGCGGCAGGCCGACGAGATGGGCACCCTGGGCTCCGGCAATCACTACCTCGAGGTGCAGCAGGTAACCGAGGTGTACGACCCCGCGGTGGCCCAGGTCTTTGGGGTGGCGGTGGGCGATGTGCTGGTGAGCATTCACAGCGGCTCGAGGGGGCTGGGCCACCAGGTGGCCACCGACTACAGCAAGCGGATGATCGAGGCCGCCCATAAGTACGGCCTCGAGCTGCGCGACCTCGAGCTGGCCTGCGCCCCCATCCAGTCCGAGGAGGGTCAGGCCTACCTGGGGGCCATGCGGGCCGCCATCAACTGCGCCCTGGCCAACCGGCAGATTCTGACCCACCTGGCCCGCGAGGCCTTCGCCTACCTGCTACCCCAGGCCGACCTGCGCCTGATTTACGATGTCTCCCACAACACCGCCAAGCTCGAGACGCACCTCATTCACGGCAAGCCGGAGCGGTTGTACGTGCACCGCAAAGGGGCCACGCGGGCCCTTGGCCCCGGCCACCCGGCCCTCCCCGAGGCCTACCGGGCCGTCGGGCAGCCGGTGCTGATTGGCGGAACCATGGGCACCGCTTCGTACATCCTGGTGGGTACCCAGGAGGGCGAGGCCCGGTCGCTCAGCTCGTCCTGCCACGGGGCCGGACGGGCCCTGAGCCGCCACCAGGCCCTCAAGCAGTGGCACGGGAAGGAGGTCGTCCGCGAGCTGGCCCAGCGGGGCATCATCGTGCGCAGCCCCTCGCCCCGCGGGGTGGCCGAGGAAGCCCCCGGCGCCTACAAGGACGTCTCGGCGGTGGTAGACGCTGCCCACGCCGCCGGCCTCTCGCGCAAGGTGGCGAGGCTCGAGCCGCTTATTTGCATCAAAGGGTAA
- a CDS encoding response regulator transcription factor, translated as MARVLLIEDDPGVREALRLGLELEGHTVLEAANGAEGLRRLAENPELVVLDVLLPGGDGFGVLREIRRQSAVPVLMLTALDEVEWRVKGLREGADDYLVKPYALSELLARIEALLRRSKRSEEVLSYADVVLYPGKMEARRSGRLLELSPKALQLLQCFLEHAEHVLPKEALMQRVWGQEVEPNTLEVHLSALRRELGEPMLLHTLRGHGYILKRP; from the coding sequence ATGGCCCGGGTGCTGCTTATCGAAGACGACCCTGGGGTGCGCGAGGCGTTGCGCCTGGGTTTAGAACTCGAGGGCCACACGGTGCTCGAGGCGGCCAACGGCGCCGAAGGGCTGCGCAGGCTGGCTGAGAACCCCGAGCTGGTGGTGCTGGATGTGCTGCTGCCCGGCGGCGATGGGTTTGGGGTGCTGCGCGAGATACGCCGGCAAAGCGCGGTGCCGGTGCTGATGCTCACTGCGCTGGATGAGGTGGAGTGGCGGGTCAAGGGCCTGCGGGAGGGGGCCGACGACTACCTGGTGAAGCCCTACGCCCTCTCGGAGTTACTGGCCCGCATCGAAGCCCTTCTGCGCCGCAGCAAGCGCTCAGAGGAGGTGCTTTCCTACGCCGACGTGGTGTTGTATCCAGGCAAGATGGAGGCCCGGCGGAGCGGGCGGCTGCTCGAGCTATCCCCCAAAGCCCTGCAACTCCTGCAGTGTTTCCTGGAACACGCCGAGCACGTCCTGCCCAAAGAGGCCCTGATGCAACGGGTCTGGGGCCAGGAGGTGGAGCCCAACACCCTCGAGGTGCACCTCTCGGCCCTGCGCCGGGAACTTGGCGAACCCATGCTGCTGCACACCCTGCGGGGGCACGGCTACATTCTTAAGCGGCCATGA
- a CDS encoding heavy metal translocating P-type ATPase has protein sequence MPLTKELQIGVQGMTCAACVNRVERGLKKVEGVEAALVNLANERARVVYDPEKTTPQALLEKVREAGYTPEVAEVELGITGMTCAACVNRVERALKQLDGVLEAHVNLATERALVRYLPASTGVAQFKRAIRVAGYGVLELGRGQERADLEREARARELASLRRALLVAAVFALPLFLIAMLPMLFPPVEAWLMNTFGHGVMSGLNWVMLALATPIQFGPGLRFYRHGWKALRSGSPDMNSLVMIGTSAAYFYSLGVVLFPGLFPPQARHVYFEAAGVVITLILLGKYLEAIAKGRTSEAMRRLLSLQAKTARIVQDGLEREIPVDEVLVGDLVQVRPGEKIPVDGVVVAGQSYVDEAMITGEPLPVYKTEGALVVGGTLNQNGSLTFRATAVGEGTVLAQIIRLVENAQASKPAIQNLADRVVAVFVPIVLAIAALTAGVWLVLGGDNALTYALVNTVAVLIIACPCAMGLATPVSIMVGTGKAAELGVLFRKGEALQTLQEARVIALDKTGTLTQGRPELTDLEVLEGFDEAEVLRLVASVEQKSEHPLARAIVRAAQSRGLELAEPEDFEAFPGFGVRGRVGLYRVEVGADRYMAQLGLEVHTLAALAQKLAEAGKSPLYAAINGKLAAILAVADPLKPGSAEAVAALHRLGLRVAMITGDHTRTAQAIARQLGLDEVLAEVLPHGKAEAVRTLQAKGHKVAFVGDGINDAPALAQADVGIAIGTGTDVAIETADVILISGDLRGVPNALALSRATLRNIQLNLFWAFAYNVLLIPVAAGALYPLTGWLLSPVLAGAAMGLSSLFVLSNALRLRAFRPPFGPGEQTTMGKLVRELS, from the coding sequence ATACCGCTAACCAAGGAGCTACAAATTGGCGTTCAGGGCATGACCTGCGCGGCCTGTGTCAACCGGGTGGAGCGCGGGCTGAAGAAGGTCGAGGGGGTCGAGGCGGCCTTGGTCAACCTAGCCAACGAACGCGCCCGGGTGGTCTACGACCCCGAGAAGACCACCCCCCAGGCTTTGCTGGAAAAGGTACGGGAAGCGGGCTATACCCCGGAGGTGGCCGAGGTTGAACTGGGCATTACCGGCATGACCTGCGCGGCCTGCGTGAACCGGGTCGAGCGGGCCCTGAAGCAGTTGGACGGGGTGCTCGAGGCCCACGTTAACCTGGCGACCGAGCGGGCTTTGGTGAGATACCTTCCGGCCAGCACCGGGGTGGCCCAGTTCAAGCGGGCCATCCGCGTGGCGGGCTACGGCGTGCTCGAGCTGGGGAGGGGCCAGGAGCGCGCCGACCTCGAACGCGAGGCCCGCGCCCGCGAGTTAGCCAGCCTGCGCCGGGCGCTGCTGGTTGCGGCGGTGTTTGCCCTGCCCCTCTTCCTGATCGCCATGCTGCCCATGCTCTTCCCGCCCGTCGAGGCCTGGTTGATGAACACCTTTGGGCACGGGGTGATGAGCGGCCTGAACTGGGTTATGCTGGCCCTGGCCACCCCCATTCAGTTTGGCCCTGGCCTGCGCTTTTACCGCCACGGCTGGAAAGCCCTGCGCTCGGGCTCGCCCGACATGAACAGCCTGGTGATGATTGGCACCAGCGCGGCCTACTTTTACAGCCTGGGGGTGGTGCTTTTTCCGGGCCTCTTCCCCCCGCAGGCCCGCCACGTCTACTTCGAGGCGGCGGGGGTGGTTATCACCCTGATTTTGCTGGGCAAGTACCTCGAGGCCATCGCCAAGGGCCGCACCTCCGAGGCCATGCGGCGGCTGCTCTCGCTGCAGGCCAAAACCGCCCGCATCGTGCAGGATGGCCTCGAGCGGGAAATCCCGGTGGACGAGGTACTGGTGGGCGACCTGGTGCAGGTCAGGCCCGGCGAGAAGATACCGGTGGACGGGGTGGTGGTCGCGGGGCAGAGCTATGTGGATGAGGCCATGATTACCGGCGAGCCCCTCCCGGTCTACAAAACCGAGGGGGCCCTGGTGGTGGGGGGGACGCTCAACCAGAATGGAAGCCTCACCTTCCGGGCTACGGCGGTGGGCGAGGGCACCGTGCTGGCCCAGATTATCCGGCTGGTGGAGAACGCCCAGGCTTCCAAGCCGGCCATCCAGAACCTGGCCGACCGGGTGGTGGCGGTCTTCGTGCCCATCGTGCTGGCCATCGCCGCCCTTACAGCGGGGGTGTGGCTGGTATTGGGTGGCGACAATGCCCTTACCTATGCCCTGGTCAACACCGTGGCGGTGCTGATTATCGCCTGCCCCTGCGCCATGGGCCTGGCCACCCCGGTGAGCATCATGGTGGGTACCGGCAAGGCCGCCGAGCTGGGGGTGCTTTTCCGCAAGGGCGAGGCCCTGCAGACGCTGCAGGAGGCCCGCGTCATCGCGCTCGACAAGACCGGAACCCTCACCCAGGGCAGGCCCGAACTCACCGACCTCGAGGTGCTGGAAGGCTTCGACGAAGCCGAGGTGCTGCGCCTGGTGGCCTCGGTCGAGCAGAAGTCCGAACATCCCCTGGCCCGCGCCATCGTGCGCGCCGCCCAGTCCAGGGGCCTCGAGCTGGCCGAGCCGGAAGACTTCGAGGCCTTCCCCGGCTTTGGGGTGAGGGGCCGGGTGGGCCTCTACCGGGTGGAGGTGGGGGCCGATCGCTACATGGCTCAACTGGGCCTCGAGGTGCACACCCTGGCGGCGCTGGCCCAGAAGCTGGCCGAAGCCGGTAAAAGCCCCCTCTACGCGGCCATCAATGGAAAACTGGCCGCCATCCTGGCCGTGGCCGACCCCCTCAAGCCCGGCAGCGCGGAGGCGGTGGCCGCCCTGCACCGCCTGGGTCTGCGGGTGGCCATGATTACCGGCGACCATACCCGCACCGCCCAGGCCATCGCCCGGCAGCTTGGCCTCGACGAGGTGCTGGCCGAAGTTCTGCCCCACGGCAAGGCCGAAGCGGTGCGGACGTTGCAGGCCAAGGGCCACAAGGTGGCCTTCGTGGGCGATGGCATCAACGATGCGCCCGCGCTGGCCCAGGCCGATGTGGGTATCGCCATCGGCACCGGCACCGACGTAGCCATCGAGACTGCCGACGTAATTTTGATCTCGGGCGATTTGCGCGGCGTGCCCAATGCCCTGGCGCTCTCGAGGGCCACCCTCAGGAACATCCAGCTCAACCTGTTCTGGGCTTTTGCCTACAACGTGCTCCTGATTCCGGTGGCCGCCGGGGCCCTGTACCCTCTCACGGGCTGGCTCCTTTCGCCGGTGCTGGCCGGGGCGGCCATGGGCCTCTCCTCGCTGTTTGTGCTGTCCAACGCGCTGCGCCTGCGCGCTTTCAGGCCGCCCTTTGGGCCGGGTGAACAAACCACAATGGGAAAGCTGGTACGTGAGCTTTCGTAG
- a CDS encoding metal-sensitive transcriptional regulator, with the protein MTHEHTLHLDPKVRQEARNRLLSAKGHLEGILKMLEGEPYCVDVLKQIKAVQGALDKVGEMVLRSHLEHHVASAAVRGDTQRMVEELMEVLKYR; encoded by the coding sequence ATGACCCACGAACACACCCTGCACCTCGACCCTAAGGTGCGGCAGGAGGCCCGCAACCGGCTGCTCTCGGCCAAGGGGCACCTCGAGGGCATTCTCAAGATGCTCGAGGGTGAGCCTTACTGCGTAGACGTGCTCAAGCAGATTAAGGCCGTGCAGGGGGCCCTCGACAAGGTGGGGGAGATGGTGCTCAGAAGCCACCTCGAGCACCACGTAGCCAGCGCCGCTGTGCGGGGCGATACCCAGAGGATGGTAGAGGAACTGATGGAGGTGCTCAAATACCGCTAA